The following nucleotide sequence is from Salvelinus namaycush isolate Seneca chromosome 23, SaNama_1.0, whole genome shotgun sequence.
GAGCCCAGGGTGCTAAGGCTTTGCAAGCGGCGCTGAACAGGAAGTTGAACACCAATGTGGCCAAAAACATCATGCTCTTCCTGGGTGACGGTGAGTGACCACCGTCCAAACCTCACATCAGTGGTGTATTAAACGTATCCAAATACATAACAAATACAATGAGGGAAACTCATTCGAAACCTCCTTTTCCAGCCTATTCTAATTCACCAGTTACAGTCCAGTTCAACCCCAGTGTGACCTATTTCTCTGTGCCATTCCCCCCAAGGTATGGGCATTACCACTATCACAGCAGCTCGAATCCTCAAGGGCCAGATGCACAACCAGTCTGGAGAGGAGACAGTGATGACCATGGATACTTTCCCCCATGCAGGCCTCCTCAAggtacacaaacaaacaaacaatcttCAAATACATACATTAACATGCATAGAGATACCCACAGAGATTACACTTTGTTTGATGTGCAGCCTGAACCATGGGTACCTCTTTCAGAGGAAGAGATTGTGTCTGTTGTGTATAATGATGTATGTATGAGGTGCAAGCTCATGCGTACATATTATTCATGTGTATTCCTTTCTATCCCTTAATGTCTGcatgtactgtctgtctgtgtgcagaCATACAGTGTTGACTTCCAGATCCCGGACAGTTCATCCACAGCCACAGCCTACCTGTGTGGTGTTAAGACTAACCTGAACACGGTCGGGGTGAACGCTGCCGCACGCAACGGAATCTGCAAGACCCAGAAGGGCAACGAGGTCACCTCTATTCTCAAGTGGGCCAAAGATGCTGGTAGGAACCATATCTCTGTCCAACTTCCCACATCACTAGGGCCCCGAGTTTATCCTGATCCAATTGACTTACCAGGAAAACCTTACTaccgataactagggtccagagcttgttctgatccagttgacctatcaggaaaaccttacagacaataactagggtccagagtttgttctgatccagttgacctaccaggaaaaccttacagacgataactagggtccagagtttgttctgatccagttgacctaccaggaaaaccttactaccgataactagggtccagagtttgttctgatccagttgacctaCCAGGAAAACCTTACTACCGATAACTAGGGTGCAGAGTTTGTCctgatccagttgacttatcaggaaaaccttacagacaataactagggtccagagtttgtcctgatccagttgacttaccaggaaaaccttacagacgataactagggtccagagtttgttctgatccagttgacttaccaggaaaaccttacagacgataactagggtccagagtttgttctgatccagttgacctaccaggaaaaccttacagacgataactagggtccagagtttgttctgatccagttgacctaccaggaaaaccttacagacgataactagggtccagagtttgttttgatccagttgacttatcaggaaaaccttactaccgataactagggtccagagtttgttctgatccagttgacttatcaggaaaaccttacagacgataactagggtccagagtttgttctgatccagttgacctaccaggaaaaccttactactgataactagggtccagagtttgttctgatccagttgacccACCAGGAAAACCTTACTACCGATAACTAGGGTGCAGAGTTTGTCctgatccagttgacttatcaggaaaaccttacagacaataactagggtccagagtttgtccTGATCCAGTTGACTTACCAGGAAAACCTTACTACCGATAACTAgggttcagagtttgttctgatccagttgacttatcaggaaaaccttacagacgataactagggtccagagtttgttctgatccagttgacttaccaggaaaaccttacagacgataactagggtccagagtttgttctgatccagttgacctaccaggaaaaccttacagacgataactagggtccagagtttgttctgatccagttgacttatcaggaaaaccttacagacgataactagggtccagagtttgttttgatccagttgacctaccaggaaaaccttacagacgataactagggtccagagtttgtcctgatccagttgacttatcaggaaaaccttacagacgataactaggATCCAGAgcttgttctgatccagttgacctaccaggaaaaccttacagacgataactagggtccagagtgtGTTTTGATCCAGTTGACCTACCtggaaaaccttacagacgataactagggtccagagtttgttctgatccagttgacctaccaggaaaaccttacagacgataactagggtccagagtttgttctgatccagttgacttatcaggaaaaccttattaccgataactagggtccagagtttgttctgatccagttgacctaCCAGGAAAACCTTTCTACCGATAACTAGGGTCTAGAGTTTGTTCTGCTCCAGTTGACttatcaggaaaaccttacagacaataactagggtccagagtttgtcctgatccagttgacctaccaggaaaaccttactaccgataactagggtccagagtttgttctgatccagttgacttatcaggaaaaccttacagacaataactagggtccagagtttg
It contains:
- the LOC120018490 gene encoding alkaline phosphatase, tissue-nonspecific isozyme-like, with product METQKWSIMALCLLGVLGSTTVKVEEENPEFWRAQGAKALQAALNRKLNTNVAKNIMLFLGDGMGITTITAARILKGQMHNQSGEETVMTMDTFPHAGLLKTYSVDFQIPDSSSTATAYLCGVKTNLNTVGVNAAARNGICKTQKGNEVTSILKWAKDAGRNHISVQLPTSLGPRVYPDPIDLPGKPYYR